In Zunongwangia profunda SM-A87, the following proteins share a genomic window:
- a CDS encoding outer membrane beta-barrel protein, giving the protein MKNILLLAIILSFSLANAQQDLYLPNPHRNWYEPEDPETVFFGLSTYFPIGLSHSSLSNDYELNAGIQLEVNVFITPQFVAGVYGKWHEGEVSNIEKIGNISETNFSEYGVSLGYYQAINREFNYLITANIGGVSQRNSVPFSSGSFRENGTSYKLGGELGYRFNQTIAVFARVSPYYLNLDINNAAYMDYLNKHFLVDVGFGLRVHLHNPNG; this is encoded by the coding sequence ATGAAAAACATATTGCTTTTAGCCATAATATTAAGTTTCTCTTTAGCAAACGCACAGCAGGATCTGTATTTACCAAACCCGCATCGAAACTGGTACGAGCCTGAAGATCCCGAAACCGTATTTTTTGGATTATCAACTTATTTTCCTATTGGCTTAAGCCATTCTAGTTTAAGTAATGATTATGAATTAAATGCCGGGATTCAACTTGAAGTTAATGTTTTTATCACCCCTCAATTTGTAGCCGGAGTGTATGGAAAATGGCATGAAGGAGAAGTAAGTAATATTGAAAAAATTGGAAATATAAGTGAAACCAATTTTAGCGAATATGGGGTAAGCCTGGGATATTATCAGGCCATAAATCGAGAATTTAACTACCTTATTACAGCAAATATTGGAGGTGTTTCCCAAAGGAATAGTGTTCCCTTTTCTTCCGGTTCCTTTCGTGAAAACGGAACCAGTTATAAATTAGGAGGAGAATTAGGGTATAGGTTTAATCAAACTATAGCAGTTTTTGCTAGAGTTTCCCCATATTATTTAAATCTTGATATTAATAATGCAGCTTATATGGATTATTTAAATAAGCACTTTTTAGTAGATGTTGGTTTTGGCTTACGGGTTCAC
- a CDS encoding murein hydrolase activator EnvC family protein, which yields MILGFFKYIFCIATFLVVTSSFAQNTREALEKKRIELRNEIRRISELRTSNKKKEKSILNEVQDLNQQIKSTENLIKVTNQQANLLTKEMNENEAKIAKFRKELEELKADYAEMIKKSYRSKSQQSRIMFLLSSESFLQAYKRLQYLKQYADYRKEQGEQIKTRTMDLQRLNKRLAYQKEEKNKLIAENRATRARLEENKKSQQELMKTITAKESQFASQIRKTQQEIDEIERKIDAMIKASIAETNKKSGSSKRDVFELTPEAKALAKDFASNKGKLPWPVATGTVSMKFGKQPHPVVSNITINNSGVNIDTDKGGKARAVFEGTVSEVQILKGANKAVMLRHGDYITIYDNLEEVYVRKGDYVSTGQDLGVVATSKSSGKTTLHFLIFQNTKKYNPESWILKR from the coding sequence AAATCCGTCGAATTTCAGAATTAAGAACGAGTAACAAAAAGAAGGAAAAGTCGATTTTAAACGAAGTTCAGGATTTAAATCAACAAATAAAAAGTACAGAGAATTTAATAAAAGTCACTAATCAGCAGGCAAATCTTCTCACAAAGGAGATGAATGAAAATGAAGCTAAAATTGCCAAATTCAGAAAAGAGCTGGAAGAATTAAAAGCCGATTATGCCGAGATGATCAAAAAATCGTATCGTAGCAAATCGCAGCAAAGCCGAATAATGTTCTTACTTTCCTCTGAAAGCTTTTTACAGGCTTATAAACGGCTTCAATATTTAAAACAATACGCAGACTACCGTAAAGAGCAAGGTGAGCAAATAAAGACCCGTACGATGGATTTACAGCGTTTAAATAAGCGGCTTGCTTATCAAAAAGAAGAAAAGAATAAATTAATTGCCGAAAACAGGGCGACCAGGGCGCGACTGGAAGAAAATAAAAAGTCGCAACAGGAATTAATGAAAACCATTACGGCAAAAGAAAGCCAGTTCGCATCACAAATTAGAAAGACGCAACAAGAAATTGATGAAATAGAGCGTAAAATCGATGCCATGATTAAAGCTTCGATTGCAGAAACCAATAAAAAATCGGGTTCTTCCAAACGTGATGTATTCGAACTTACTCCTGAAGCAAAAGCCTTGGCGAAAGACTTTGCCAGTAATAAAGGAAAACTCCCCTGGCCAGTAGCGACGGGTACAGTAAGTATGAAGTTTGGTAAACAGCCCCATCCGGTAGTAAGTAATATTACTATAAACAATAGTGGAGTAAATATCGATACCGATAAAGGCGGAAAAGCCAGAGCCGTTTTTGAGGGGACCGTTAGTGAGGTACAGATTTTAAAAGGAGCTAACAAAGCCGTTATGCTTAGGCATGGTGATTATATCACCATTTACGATAATCTTGAAGAAGTTTATGTGCGTAAAGGTGACTATGTGAGTACAGGCCAGGATTTGGGAGTGGTGGCTACCAGTAAAAGTTCCGGAAAAACAACGCTTCATTTTTTAATCTTCCAAAATACCAAAAAGTATAATCCAGAAAGTTGGATTTTAAAACGCTAG